The following are encoded in a window of Pseudalgibacter alginicilyticus genomic DNA:
- a CDS encoding ABC transporter substrate-binding protein produces the protein MTKTTSYLSYIRTNNLKCIFLFLIIFNCKNKPKELPTEIVHGKTITLKYAKGFSVVDYNTYKIIDIKNPWPNTEKNYRYVLINKENAAKTSFLKNEYDGIITTPIEKVVVTSTTHIPALDLLNVENTLIGFPGIDYISSEKIRQRIDDGKVKELGKNEGLNTEILLELNPDVVVGFGIDGNNRSFEIIKKSGIPVIFNGDWVENSPLAKAEWIKFFGAIFNKEKEADSIFNKIEHNYLMAKKIAKNVKIQPTILSGAMHSDVWYLPNGTSTEAQLFKDANTHYLWKDTEGSGSLKLNFESVFVKAKDADIWLNPSNYSNLEILKNANNQHAMFKAFENKTVYSFTNTTGASGGVIYYELGMTRPDIVLKDLIKICHPELLQDYEPYFFKRLE, from the coding sequence ATGACAAAAACAACTAGCTACTTAAGTTACATAAGGACTAATAACTTAAAATGCATTTTTCTGTTTTTAATTATTTTTAATTGTAAAAACAAGCCAAAAGAGCTGCCTACAGAAATTGTACATGGAAAAACAATAACATTAAAGTATGCCAAAGGGTTTTCTGTGGTAGATTATAATACCTATAAAATTATAGATATAAAAAACCCATGGCCAAATACTGAAAAAAATTATCGCTACGTTTTAATCAATAAGGAAAATGCTGCCAAAACAAGTTTTTTAAAAAATGAGTATGATGGCATTATTACAACTCCCATTGAAAAAGTTGTTGTTACATCCACCACACACATTCCTGCCTTAGACCTTTTAAATGTTGAAAACACTTTAATTGGGTTTCCAGGAATCGACTATATTTCTTCTGAAAAAATAAGACAACGAATTGATGATGGAAAGGTTAAAGAACTTGGTAAAAACGAAGGTTTAAACACTGAAATTTTGTTGGAGCTAAATCCAGATGTTGTTGTCGGCTTTGGTATTGATGGGAATAATCGTTCCTTTGAAATCATTAAAAAATCAGGAATCCCTGTAATTTTCAATGGTGATTGGGTTGAAAATTCTCCATTAGCAAAAGCAGAATGGATTAAATTTTTTGGAGCTATTTTTAACAAAGAAAAAGAAGCCGATTCCATTTTCAACAAAATAGAACACAACTATTTAATGGCTAAAAAAATAGCTAAAAATGTAAAAATACAACCCACTATTTTAAGTGGTGCTATGCACAGTGATGTTTGGTATTTGCCAAACGGAACCAGTACAGAAGCCCAGCTCTTTAAAGATGCTAATACTCATTATTTATGGAAAGACACTGAAGGATCTGGGAGCTTGAAACTAAATTTTGAATCGGTTTTTGTAAAAGCAAAAGATGCTGACATTTGGTTAAACCCATCAAATTACTCTAATTTGGAAATCTTAAAAAATGCTAATAACCAACATGCTATGTTTAAAGCATTTGAAAACAAAACTGTTTATTCATTTACTAATACCACAGGTGCCTCAGGTGGTGTTATATATTATGAATTAGGAATGACAAGGCCAGATATCGTGCTTAAAGACCTTATAAAAATTTGCCACCCAGAATTGTTACAAGATTACGAACCCTATTTTTTTAAACGTTTAGAATAA
- a CDS encoding TonB-dependent receptor plug domain-containing protein, protein MKYTIGILFFYVFSGHVLHAQIDSLTVLGTVHLVKYRIKDSVYTTNVRVLNDSVLKQNQASLTNLLNYNSTVYFKENGLGMVSSPSFRGTTASQTAVLWNGISINSQTTGQTDFNTINTRGFNKIEIKAGGSSVADGSGAIGGSINLVNELVYDSGFNNELFTNYGEFNTYGVDYRTTYSTKKVSLLLGVAKTGSDNDYPYMNTNRININGQYQNTNVSFALGNKLDAKNTLNIHANIYKGRRNFSVPTPNALKTKYFDFNTRSLIEWTSVFGKLKSNLKLATTTEEYRYFANIDSDFYTSGNVESFIAKYRINYPFLKNMLFSTGLDYTQNNGRGSDIDNEKRNLGAVLVSLKHVVSKSVLYEINLRQETNEDYGNPFLYSAGFRTDITDFYQLKLNTSKNFRIPTYNDLYWQGLGNLNLKPEESYQGEISNNFYTKNASLLITGYYNSVKNLLHWVPDNFGIFRPENTNKVEIYGVEALITLNKKIGYHALSFSGTYAYTVSKNEETGHQLIYVPYHKFTTAFGYTYKNFSGYYQYLNNDEVFTTTDNTIEHILDSYMVANLGVEYAIGKQHKYKIGAQVLNLWNESYESVLNRPMPGRNFNFYINLKF, encoded by the coding sequence ATGAAATATACTATTGGTATCCTATTTTTTTATGTTTTTAGTGGACATGTCTTACATGCTCAAATAGATTCTCTTACTGTATTGGGTACGGTTCACCTTGTTAAATATAGAATTAAAGATTCTGTGTATACTACTAATGTACGTGTTTTAAATGATAGTGTATTAAAACAAAATCAAGCCTCTTTAACCAATCTTTTAAATTATAACAGTACAGTCTATTTTAAGGAAAACGGATTAGGGATGGTGTCATCCCCATCTTTTCGAGGTACTACAGCATCACAAACGGCTGTATTATGGAATGGTATTAGTATAAATTCACAAACTACAGGACAAACAGATTTTAATACTATAAATACAAGAGGTTTTAATAAAATTGAAATCAAAGCAGGAGGTTCAAGTGTAGCAGACGGAAGTGGCGCCATAGGGGGAAGTATAAACTTAGTAAATGAATTGGTTTATGATTCAGGTTTTAATAATGAACTATTTACTAATTATGGTGAATTTAATACTTATGGAGTAGATTATCGGACCACGTATAGTACAAAAAAAGTAAGCTTACTGTTAGGAGTGGCAAAAACGGGGTCAGACAATGATTATCCTTACATGAATACCAATAGGATAAATATAAATGGGCAATATCAAAATACAAACGTCAGCTTTGCTTTAGGAAACAAGTTAGATGCAAAAAACACACTAAATATTCATGCTAATATTTATAAAGGGCGCAGAAATTTTTCTGTACCAACTCCAAACGCATTAAAAACGAAATATTTTGATTTTAATACCCGCTCGCTTATAGAGTGGACAAGTGTTTTTGGAAAACTCAAATCTAATTTAAAATTAGCAACTACTACCGAAGAATATAGATACTTTGCAAATATTGATAGCGATTTTTATACTTCAGGTAATGTAGAGAGCTTTATTGCAAAATACCGAATTAATTATCCTTTTCTTAAAAACATGCTATTTTCCACAGGGTTAGATTATACTCAAAATAACGGACGTGGTTCTGATATTGATAACGAAAAACGCAATTTAGGAGCTGTATTAGTTAGTTTAAAACATGTGGTTTCTAAATCTGTTTTGTACGAAATAAATTTAAGACAAGAAACCAATGAAGATTATGGAAATCCGTTCTTGTATTCTGCGGGTTTTAGAACAGATATAACGGATTTTTATCAGCTAAAATTAAACACGTCTAAAAATTTTAGAATCCCTACTTATAATGATTTGTATTGGCAAGGCTTAGGCAATCTAAATTTAAAACCTGAGGAATCTTATCAGGGAGAAATAAGCAATAACTTTTACACTAAAAATGCCTCTCTTTTAATAACAGGATATTACAATTCTGTAAAAAATCTATTGCATTGGGTGCCTGATAATTTTGGAATATTTAGACCAGAAAACACCAATAAAGTTGAAATTTATGGTGTAGAGGCTTTGATAACTTTAAATAAAAAAATAGGATATCATGCTTTAAGTTTTTCAGGAACTTATGCTTATACGGTTTCCAAAAATGAAGAAACGGGTCATCAATTAATTTATGTGCCTTATCACAAATTTACAACCGCTTTTGGTTATACTTATAAAAACTTTTCAGGATACTATCAATACCTTAATAATGACGAAGTTTTTACAACTACCGATAATACTATCGAGCATATTTTAGATAGTTATATGGTTGCCAATTTAGGCGTAGAATATGCTATTGGCAAACAACACAAATACAAAATAGGGGCACAGGTGTTAAACTTGTGGAATGAATCCTACGAAAGTGTTTTAAACCGTCCTATGCCAGGGAGGAATTTTAATTTTTATATCAATTTAAAATTTTAG
- a CDS encoding YncE family protein — MKTSFYKCISMLFILFVISISCTSEDRDYIAPLPEGDYSQGVFILNEGGYGYSNASVSFLDVDGQDYSSIFSGVNQMTLGDVAQSIGLYGDNAYIVVNNSATIEIVNRYTFEYITTVSSDIMNPRYIAFEGNKGYITNWGDPNNVADDYVAVLNLETHLVEDKIPVVEGPEKLLIYDGTLYVAHKGGYGWGHTISVIDLLTKNVTSSIPVGDVPDDMLIDDGKLYVISSGKGDYTLDETPGMLHKINISDNSIEKTLTFPEKRHPRFLDINNEMLYYTIDNEVYTISTDDFVLSETPLFSPEDDGLDLLYGFKIHNDIIYLADAKDYVSKGAVFMYNLRGLLQNTFLVQIIPNSFYFNNI; from the coding sequence ATGAAAACATCATTTTACAAGTGTATTAGCATGCTGTTTATTCTTTTTGTTATATCAATATCCTGTACTAGCGAGGATCGTGATTATATAGCGCCTTTGCCAGAAGGGGACTATAGTCAGGGTGTTTTTATTTTAAATGAAGGAGGCTACGGGTATTCAAATGCTTCTGTTTCTTTTTTAGATGTTGACGGTCAGGATTATAGTTCAATATTTTCAGGCGTCAATCAAATGACTTTAGGAGATGTAGCACAGAGTATAGGCTTGTATGGAGATAATGCTTATATAGTGGTTAATAATTCGGCTACTATAGAAATAGTAAATCGTTATACTTTTGAATATATAACCACTGTTTCAAGTGATATTATGAATCCACGTTATATTGCTTTTGAAGGTAATAAAGGTTATATTACTAATTGGGGAGATCCCAATAATGTAGCGGATGATTACGTAGCGGTTTTGAACTTAGAAACTCATTTGGTGGAAGATAAAATACCAGTTGTTGAGGGGCCGGAAAAATTACTGATATATGATGGAACGTTATATGTTGCACATAAAGGAGGTTATGGTTGGGGCCATACCATTAGCGTAATAGATTTACTTACTAAAAATGTAACGAGTAGCATACCTGTTGGAGATGTGCCAGACGATATGTTAATTGATGATGGCAAACTTTATGTGATTAGCTCAGGAAAAGGAGATTATACTTTAGACGAAACACCGGGAATGCTTCATAAAATAAATATTTCTGATAATAGTATAGAAAAAACTCTCACATTTCCAGAAAAAAGACATCCTCGTTTTTTAGATATAAATAATGAAATGCTATACTACACTATAGATAACGAAGTATATACAATAAGTACTGATGATTTTGTATTATCTGAAACCCCTTTGTTTTCACCAGAAGATGATGGTTTAGACTTATTGTATGGCTTTAAAATACATAACGATATTATTTACTTGGCAGATGCAAAAGATTATGTGTCAAAAGGAGCCGTTTTTATGTACAACCTTAGGGGCCTACTACAAAATACATTTTTAGTTCAAATCATTCCAAATTCATTTTATTTTAATAACATATAA
- a CDS encoding DUF5074 domain-containing protein, with amino-acid sequence MRNFYKKSVIIIAVMLFTVISFAQTYENSVYVLNEGGFGYTNASVSALKSNWMIENDIYFTKNSNADLGDVAQSMAFEGDYAYIIVNNSNYIKVMDRNTFELVATITGQISNPRNIVFYEGKGYLTNWGDPSNTADDYVAVIDLTTNTVTETISVIEGPEEIVVSNGKLFIAHQGGWGHGNSVSVIDTSTSTVESIAVGDVPSELAIDDTYLYVLCSGRPFYAVPETAGQLVKIDLTDYTNKTVYTFANSADHPQFLSLDSSSLFYILGSEVYKMDLTDVALPSTSFIDLSIENIAVPYAFEKIGHRFYVADAIDYSSNGSVFVYDETGSFISDYAVGVLPNGFYYNDQPYAPAAGQPGSTAISKDDASFIAWATNVQVERGHVNISNPDYIESDKNSNYASYGEPGDAVGQANNSPVSLGDAGEAIVTFLQPITDGSGADFAIFENSFSDTFLELAFVEVSSDGVNYFRFPSHSKTQTSTQVGGFGSVDPTKINNLAGKYKVNFGTPFDLSDIADHALLDKTTITHVKLIDVVGSIDPLYARYDSFGNAINELFATPFWQGGFDLDAVGVINQKTLGINDFKNNNTIALYPNPASSSFQVSETGMLEIYSISGRLVLKQEVKVKQTSVAIDHLVSGMYVVKFTNSSGTRTQKLIKQ; translated from the coding sequence ATGAGAAATTTTTACAAAAAATCAGTAATAATTATTGCGGTCATGCTATTTACCGTTATAAGTTTTGCACAAACCTATGAAAACAGTGTGTATGTTCTTAATGAAGGGGGCTTTGGCTATACAAACGCATCAGTATCTGCTTTAAAGTCTAATTGGATGATTGAAAATGATATTTATTTTACAAAAAATTCAAATGCTGATTTAGGAGATGTTGCACAAAGTATGGCTTTTGAAGGTGATTATGCTTATATTATTGTTAACAATAGTAATTATATAAAAGTGATGGATAGAAATACTTTTGAATTGGTAGCAACTATTACGGGGCAAATATCGAATCCTCGCAATATTGTATTTTATGAAGGGAAAGGCTATCTAACCAACTGGGGAGACCCTTCAAATACCGCTGATGATTATGTTGCTGTTATAGATCTAACTACAAATACTGTAACTGAAACTATTTCTGTTATAGAAGGTCCAGAAGAGATTGTTGTTAGTAATGGGAAATTATTTATAGCACACCAAGGTGGTTGGGGACATGGCAATAGTGTATCTGTAATTGATACTTCAACAAGTACAGTAGAATCTATAGCTGTTGGAGATGTGCCATCAGAATTAGCAATAGATGACACATATTTGTATGTGCTTTGTAGTGGGAGGCCTTTTTATGCAGTACCTGAAACAGCAGGTCAATTAGTAAAAATTGATTTGACAGATTACACAAACAAAACAGTTTATACTTTTGCTAATTCAGCGGATCATCCACAATTTTTATCATTAGATAGTAGCTCACTTTTTTACATATTGGGCTCTGAGGTTTATAAAATGGATTTAACAGACGTTGCTTTACCTTCAACCTCTTTTATAGATCTTTCAATAGAAAATATAGCAGTACCATATGCTTTTGAAAAAATAGGACATAGATTTTATGTAGCAGATGCTATAGACTACTCAAGTAATGGAAGTGTTTTTGTGTATGATGAAACAGGTAGTTTTATTTCTGATTATGCCGTAGGTGTTTTACCAAATGGATTTTATTATAACGATCAGCCTTATGCACCTGCTGCTGGACAACCTGGATCAACAGCTATAAGTAAAGATGATGCTAGTTTTATTGCTTGGGCTACAAATGTACAAGTGGAACGTGGACATGTAAATATATCAAATCCTGATTATATAGAATCTGATAAAAATAGTAATTATGCCAGTTATGGAGAGCCTGGAGATGCCGTTGGTCAAGCAAACAATTCTCCAGTAAGTTTGGGAGATGCAGGAGAAGCTATTGTAACTTTTTTACAACCTATAACGGATGGGAGTGGAGCAGATTTTGCTATTTTTGAAAATAGTTTTAGCGATACTTTTTTAGAATTAGCTTTTGTGGAAGTAAGTTCAGATGGTGTTAATTATTTTAGATTCCCTTCACATAGTAAAACACAAACAAGCACACAAGTGGGGGGCTTTGGTTCTGTTGATCCTACAAAAATAAATAATTTAGCAGGAAAATATAAAGTTAATTTCGGAACACCTTTTGACCTTTCAGACATAGCAGATCATGCGTTGCTTGACAAAACCACTATTACACATGTGAAATTAATTGATGTGGTTGGAAGTATAGATCCTTTATATGCGCGTTATGATAGTTTTGGAAATGCTATTAATGAATTGTTTGCAACACCTTTTTGGCAAGGTGGATTTGATTTAGATGCTGTGGGCGTTATTAACCAAAAAACATTGGGGATAAATGATTTTAAAAATAATAATACTATTGCATTGTATCCAAACCCAGCGTCATCATCTTTCCAAGTTTCAGAAACTGGAATGTTAGAGATATATTCTATTTCAGGACGTTTAGTTTTAAAACAAGAAGTAAAAGTAAAACAAACATCTGTAGCTATCGATCATTTGGTTTCAGGAATGTATGTTGTTAAATTTACAAATAGTTCTGGAACCCGTACTCAGAAACTAATAAAGCAATAA
- a CDS encoding ATP-binding protein: MDKHKMYFNWSSGKDSALALYYLLQDKNYTIDELVTTVNSHFNRVSMHGLRKELLVAQTEAIQIKSSLIELPEMPNMETYENKMTETISRLKNEGFTHSAFGDIFLEDLKNYRETQLKKQHLKAVFPLWKRNTKTLLNEFLDLGFKTIIVCANSKYFDESFVGTVIDQYFIDNLPEGVDPCGENGEFHTFCFDGPIFKTPISFSIGEKVYRAYDPPRTDESVCKSKGEKYGVWYCDLIP, translated from the coding sequence ATGGATAAACACAAAATGTACTTCAACTGGAGTTCTGGAAAAGACTCGGCCTTGGCGCTTTACTATTTATTACAAGATAAAAATTATACGATTGATGAATTAGTAACAACCGTAAACAGTCATTTCAATAGAGTATCTATGCATGGACTTAGAAAAGAATTGCTTGTTGCCCAGACAGAGGCAATACAAATTAAATCTTCTCTTATTGAATTGCCAGAAATGCCTAACATGGAAACTTATGAAAATAAAATGACGGAAACTATCTCTCGATTAAAAAACGAAGGATTTACGCATTCTGCTTTTGGCGATATTTTTTTAGAAGATTTAAAAAATTACAGAGAAACCCAACTCAAAAAACAACACTTAAAAGCGGTTTTCCCTCTTTGGAAACGCAATACCAAAACACTTTTAAATGAGTTTTTAGATTTAGGTTTTAAAACCATTATTGTTTGTGCTAATTCAAAATATTTTGATGAGAGTTTTGTTGGAACCGTGATTGACCAGTATTTTATAGATAATTTACCTGAAGGTGTTGATCCTTGCGGGGAAAACGGAGAGTTTCACACCTTTTGCTTTGATGGGCCAATTTTTAAAACGCCTATTTCCTTTTCTATTGGCGAAAAAGTATATCGTGCATATGATCCTCCAAGAACAGATGAGTCAGTTTGTAAAAGTAAAGGTGAGAAATACGGCGTTTGGTATTGTGACTTAATACCATAA